CCCTCCCCACCTGCTCGGTGGCGAGATCCCCCTCGACGTCGACGCCGCGCGCGCCGGCATCGAGGACATCGCGGGCAAGCTCGGCCTCGGCGTGGAGGAGGCCGCCGACGGCATCCTCGAGATCTCCGCCTGGAACCAGGCCAACGCACTGCGCCAGGTGACGGTGAAGCGGGGCCTCGACGCCCGCGACTTCCGCATGGTCACGTTCGGCGGCTCGGGCTCGCTGCTGGCCTGCCGCCTCGTCGACATCCTCGGCCTCCAGGGCGTCATCGTGCCGCTCAACCCGGGCAACACCTCCGCCTACGGCCTGCTGACCGTCGACGTGCGCAACGACTACGTACGCACGGCGATCACGAAGCACGACGACCTCGACCGCGCGAAGGTCGCGGGCCTGCTCGAGGAGCTCGCCCGCGACGCCGACGAGGCCCTGGCCCGCGAGGGCTTCGAGCCCGCCGAGCGGCAGTTCCAGCGCACGGCCGACCTGCGCTACGTCGGCCAGGCCTTCGAGGTGCGGGTGCCTGTGCCGGACGGCCCGGTGGACGACAGCCTCGTCGAGGCCGTCGCCGACGCCTTCCACGCCGAGCACCACAAGCTCTACGGCTACGACTTCCGCGGCGACGCCACCCAGCCCGTCGAGTGGGTCAACCTGCGCGTCTCCGGCATCGGCCCGATCCGCAAGCCCGAGCTGCGCGAGATCGCGGACGGCACCGGCTCCGAGGGCGCCGTCACCGGCACCCGCCGCGTCTACTTCGACCAGTGGTACGACGCACCCGTCGTCGCCCGCGCCCAGCTCGGTGCCGGCGACGTCGTGACCGGCCCGGCGATCGTGGAGGAGTTCAGCTCCACCGTCCCGCTGCACCCCGGCTTCGTCGCCGAGGTCGACCGCTTCGGCAACCTCCTCATCACCCGCAAGGAGAACCTCTCGTGACCAGCGACGTCCTCAGCAACCCCGAGACCGACACCGCGACCGTGGTGGGCGTGCGCGCCCCGGGCGGCGACGCGCCGTACCGGCTCACCGACGGCGTCGACGTCGACCCCGTCGTCGTCGAGATCGTCGAGGGCTACCTGGCCTCCGTCGAGCAGGAGGTCGAGACCTCCATCGGCCGCACCAGCCGGTCGCCGATGATCCGCGACGCCCACGACTACCGCGCGGGCATCCACGACAAGCACGCCCGCAAGCTGACGGGCCGGTCCTACTCGGCGCTCGTGCAGCCGGTCATCCGCGACTACCCGGTCGAGACGATGAAGCCGGGCGACGTCTTCTTCCACAACGACGTCTACATGTCGGAGGGCGGCATCGGCCACCTGCCCGACCTGTGCATCACGGCGCCCGTCTTCCACGACTCGGGCGACGGTCCCGAGGTCGTCGCGTTCGTGCAGGCCTTCGGCCACCACGACGACATCGGCGGCTCGGTGCCCGGCTCGATGCCGAGCACCGCGACGAGCGTGTTCGAGGAGGGCCTCATGGTCCCCCCGATCAAGCTCTGGGACGGCGGCGTGCCCAACGAGGCGGCGCTCAAGATCATGACGCGCAACTCCCGCATGCCCGACTCGCTGGCCGCGGACCTCGACGCCGAGTGCTCGGCGTGCCTGCTCGGCGCCCGTCGCCTGACGGACCTGTTCGAGCGCTACGGCCGCGACCAGGTGTTCGCCGCGTTCGACGCGATCCTCGACAAGACCACGCAGACGTTCCGCCGCGAGATCCTCTCCAAGATCCCGACGGGCACGTTCGTGTGGGAGGACTACGCGGAGCAGGACGGCGTCGACGACCCGCGCCTGCACACGCAGCGCATCACGCTGACGAAGGAGGAGACGGGCGGTCCCGACAACGGCCCCCGCCTCATCATCGACTTCACCGGCACGGCGCCGCAGGCCAAGGGTCCGATCAACCACTGCGGCGACTACGCCGACGGCTCGTTCCTCAAGAAGTGGATCGCGCCCATCCTCCGCAACCTCGCGGACACCCCGGAGCGGATGGCGGAGCTCGACGTCAACGAGGGCATCACGCCCCTCATCGAGATGCGCTTCCCGCCGAAGGGCACGCTCCTGACGCCCGAGTTCCCGGCGCCGACGAACGCCCGCACCTTCGTCATCCTGCGCCTGCTCGGCGTGCTCGCCGGCGTGGTCGCGAAGGCCGTCGACGGCAAGATGCCCGCCGACCAGGAGACCATCCGCTACACGGGTGTCTACGGCAACGACCTCGAGGGCAACCCCTACCTCATGCGTGAGGTGCTCGGCGGCGGCTCGGGCGGTCGCTACTACGCCGACGGCGAGGACACGATCCACGTCGTGCCCGACTCGCGGAACCTGCCGACCGAGTTCACGGAGTCGCGCTTCCCGTTCCGCGTCGAGAGCCTCGGCCTCGCGCTCGACTCGGGCGGTGCGGGCCAGTTCCGCGGCGGCCTGGGCTACGAGAAGCAGATCCGCATGCTCGCGGACGCGCACTTCATGTCCATCGCGGACCGCTCGATCCTGTCGTGCTGGGGCGTCAAGGGCGGCAAGGCCGGCCAGCCGTTCCGCGTGACGATCGACCCGGACGGCCCGAACGAGCGGGAGGTCGACGCCCTCGTCGACGCCGTCGAGGTGAAGGCCGGCGAGGTCATCCGCATCCGCACCACGGGTGGCGGCGGCTGGGGTGACCCGCTCGA
This Nocardioides alkalitolerans DNA region includes the following protein-coding sequences:
- a CDS encoding hydantoinase B/oxoprolinase family protein, which encodes MTSDVLSNPETDTATVVGVRAPGGDAPYRLTDGVDVDPVVVEIVEGYLASVEQEVETSIGRTSRSPMIRDAHDYRAGIHDKHARKLTGRSYSALVQPVIRDYPVETMKPGDVFFHNDVYMSEGGIGHLPDLCITAPVFHDSGDGPEVVAFVQAFGHHDDIGGSVPGSMPSTATSVFEEGLMVPPIKLWDGGVPNEAALKIMTRNSRMPDSLAADLDAECSACLLGARRLTDLFERYGRDQVFAAFDAILDKTTQTFRREILSKIPTGTFVWEDYAEQDGVDDPRLHTQRITLTKEETGGPDNGPRLIIDFTGTAPQAKGPINHCGDYADGSFLKKWIAPILRNLADTPERMAELDVNEGITPLIEMRFPPKGTLLTPEFPAPTNARTFVILRLLGVLAGVVAKAVDGKMPADQETIRYTGVYGNDLEGNPYLMREVLGGGSGGRYYADGEDTIHVVPDSRNLPTEFTESRFPFRVESLGLALDSGGAGQFRGGLGYEKQIRMLADAHFMSIADRSILSCWGVKGGKAGQPFRVTIDPDGPNEREVDALVDAVEVKAGEVIRIRTTGGGGWGDPLDRDPAHVARDVWWRKVSVAAAEADYGVVFAGEVDPDGVAAPEVDVDATTALREKLRSERDADAPFFDRGPGYARLSGGATSSPYDYV